The DNA segment GCTGCTTCTAATAAGCGACGTTTGCGAACATATTCGCCTAATGTGCAGCCTTTAAAGTCTTTAAAAATGCGTTGCAAGTGCCACTTAGAGTAACCACTTTTATTTGCAATCGTATCGATTTTTATACCTTCGTTACGTTGTAACTGGGTTTCTAACCATTTCAGAATATCATTAACGACATTTTCAGCCATAAAACCTCCCACAAAAATGGTGGGGACACAGTGCCCAAGTAAATAGAATAGTAACGTATGTTATTTATAACCTATTTTAAGCATGGGGAAAATAACAGGTAGGCAAAAAGTGCTTTTCGTGATTGATAATCATTATCACAACGATAGGTGAGGCTTATATAGTTTAAGTAAGGTTTAACTTGCTGAATCTTTCTGATTAAAAATGTTATTTTGTATGACTTTTAGTTTGTTGAATTTATTGATTTATTTTTTTAACTTAATAATACTGTTATACCTTTTATTTGTCGTTCTGTTATGCTTTTTTGTGCGAAACACAAGCTAATCATTGATTAAGGTGTATTTGAAAGTCAATTTATTTGACTAAACATTGAAAAATTAAAATAAGATTTTCTAATCAATTGATGTGGTGTTGCCTTCACCATTTTATTTTCACTTGATAAGTTTATTGATAATAAATTAACTAAGCCACCTTTTAGAAAGTAATGCTAAAAGGTGGCTTGGTAATAAAACGTTAGGTAGTGTTCTTTTTAAGGGCGTAGAAAAACTTGAGGATATAAATGTTCAGGATGAGTATTAACACTCACATCTGCACCATACCATTTTTGTATATTTTCTGTTGTGAGTACGCTGTGTGGCGTACCTTCACAAACTAACCTTCCTTGATGCAGTAATAAAATTCTATCAGCATAAAGAGACGCTAAATTAAGATCATGCAAAACACAACA comes from the Proteus appendicitidis genome and includes:
- a CDS encoding helix-turn-helix domain-containing protein, encoding MAENVVNDILKWLETQLQRNEGIKIDTIANKSGYSKWHLQRIFKDFKGCTLGEYVRKRRLLEAAKSLQEKDMSILDIALMYGFSSQATFTRIFKKHFNTTPAKFRENGKMPDTHCFMSCENH